The Saprospiraceae bacterium genome includes a window with the following:
- the ytxJ gene encoding bacillithiol system redox-active protein YtxJ — protein sequence MVWKTLDSLQGLDTLLHESMSKNIVIFKHSTTCSISHMAKMRLEENWDLDDLDIYYLDLKKYRNVSDAIAEKLSVHHESPQILLIRNKECIYDASHFDISVNELKESLLWGTTPSL from the coding sequence ATGGTTTGGAAAACACTAGACTCTCTGCAGGGTTTAGATACGCTGTTGCATGAGTCGATGTCCAAAAACATTGTAATCTTCAAACACAGTACAACTTGTTCTATCAGTCACATGGCAAAGATGAGATTGGAAGAAAACTGGGATTTGGATGATTTGGATATCTACTATCTTGACCTAAAAAAGTATAGAAATGTATCCGATGCTATTGCTGAAAAGTTAAGTGTCCACCACGAATCACCTCAAATATTGCTCATTAGAAATAAAGAATGTATTTATGATGCTTCGCATTTTGATATTTCTGTCAATGAACTGAAAGAAAGTTTACTCTGGGGCACCACACCATCTTTATGA
- a CDS encoding CHAP domain-containing protein has product MKLYIFCISIFLFSSFDVSNSIGNKIDAFNGVAVYFNGPDFTHVSGRNVTPDGYNLGLKFQCVEFAKRYYYQVFDHKMPNAFGHAKDFFDKSLPDKAFNKKRGLMQYRNVREYKPQVHDLLVYDGYPGNNFGHVAIISKVSENEIELIQQNMGYKTRLKIPLVNFYQYWTIADYNILGWLRKE; this is encoded by the coding sequence ATGAAGTTATATATTTTTTGTATTTCAATATTTTTATTTTCAAGTTTTGATGTATCAAATTCTATTGGAAATAAAATAGATGCTTTTAATGGTGTGGCTGTTTATTTCAATGGTCCGGACTTCACTCATGTGTCCGGACGGAATGTGACCCCTGATGGATATAACCTTGGATTAAAGTTCCAGTGTGTCGAATTTGCAAAAAGATATTATTACCAGGTTTTTGACCATAAAATGCCAAATGCTTTTGGTCATGCCAAAGATTTTTTTGACAAATCGCTTCCTGACAAAGCTTTCAACAAAAAAAGGGGATTGATGCAATACAGAAATGTCCGCGAATACAAACCTCAGGTCCATGACCTCCTGGTATATGATGGTTATCCCGGAAATAATTTTGGCCATGTAGCCATTATTTCTAAAGTAAGTGAAAATGAAATCGAATTGATTCAGCAAAATATGGGGTACAAAACCAGGCTTAAAATTCCGCTTGTCAATTTCTATCAGTATTGGACCATAGCAGACTACAACATACTCGGATGGTTGAGAAAAGAATAA
- a CDS encoding tyrosine-type recombinase/integrase, with amino-acid sequence MILKERISEFTAYLTVEKKYSSHSTAAYTTDLEQFTDFCFRTFETQRVPDVSHLMIRSWMVSMMTEKINTATVNRKISALRTFFKWLIKKKYTTNNPMQKVMAPKKAKRLPVIVNDANIERLLEDNLTSDTKQDVYSEVRNKFIVELLYSTGIRRAELVGMNVQDINFARGEIRVTGKGNKVRSIPMTNDLTDSVQHYLTVMNHSFTENPENALFLTQKGNRIYPRLVHTIVHMKLSGVTTLEKKSPHVLRHSFATHMLDRGAELNAIKELLGHANLAATQVYTHNSISKLKEAYGRAHPRKN; translated from the coding sequence TTGATCTTAAAAGAACGCATCTCTGAATTTACAGCATATTTGACAGTTGAAAAAAAATACAGCAGTCATAGTACAGCGGCATATACCACTGATCTTGAGCAGTTTACTGATTTTTGTTTTCGTACTTTTGAAACTCAAAGAGTGCCTGATGTCAGTCATCTTATGATCAGGAGCTGGATGGTAAGTATGATGACTGAAAAAATCAATACAGCGACTGTCAATAGAAAAATCTCAGCATTAAGGACATTTTTTAAATGGTTGATAAAAAAAAAGTATACTACAAATAATCCCATGCAAAAGGTAATGGCACCCAAAAAAGCAAAACGACTGCCGGTAATAGTAAATGATGCCAATATTGAAAGGCTGCTCGAAGATAACCTTACTTCAGATACTAAGCAGGACGTTTACTCTGAAGTGAGAAATAAATTTATAGTAGAGCTACTGTACTCTACAGGCATAAGGCGTGCAGAACTTGTGGGTATGAATGTCCAAGATATTAATTTTGCCCGTGGTGAAATCAGAGTGACAGGAAAAGGAAATAAAGTGCGCAGTATACCTATGACAAATGACTTGACTGACTCAGTACAACATTATTTGACTGTGATGAACCATTCGTTTACTGAAAATCCGGAGAATGCACTTTTTCTGACACAGAAAGGGAACCGTATTTATCCCAGGTTGGTACATACGATTGTGCACATGAAGCTTTCAGGGGTGACTACTCTGGAGAAAAAAAGTCCTCATGTATTGAGACATTCATTCGCAACACATATGCTGGATCGCGGAGCTGAGCTAAATGCCATCAAAGAGCTTTTGGGACATGCCAATCTTGCAGCCACTCAGGTATATACACACAATAGTATTTCAAAGTTGAAAGAAGCATATGGTAGAGCGCATCCAAGAAAAAATTGA
- a CDS encoding carboxypeptidase has translation MKQSIFSKLILSAVFLIPFYVFSQERVMSYNMEVTTQNQVTIKGNLIQYTATTGTQPVWGEDGKEIAYCHYTYYKRNGVKSYDERPLLISFNGGPGSASVWMHLAYTGPRILKIDDEGYPVQPYGFKENPHSLLDVCDIVYVNPVNTGYSRTIPLTGKDVDKSKFFGINADIKYLADWITTFISRNNRWPSPKYLIGESYGGTRVAGLALELQNRQWMYLNGVIMVSPADYKVLRVDNPVSDALNIPYFAATAWHHKMLPSELQAKDLDDFLPEVEKFAIDELVPVLVRGGFVDQQKIAEMAKKMARYTGLSESDYLENNLTVSTSYFWKHLLKDNQGFNVGRLDSRYLGIDRKLSGDAPDYSAELTSWLHSFTPAINHYFRTELNLKTDVKYMMFGDVHPWNNENDNTRDNLRQAMAQNPYLKVMFQSGYYDGATTYFNAKYTMWQLDPSGKLKERLSFKGYRSGHMMYLRKEDLAKSTDDIREFIKNSISNGKSAKY, from the coding sequence ATGAAACAATCCATATTTTCAAAGTTAATCCTAAGTGCGGTCTTTTTAATACCATTTTACGTGTTCAGCCAAGAGAGGGTGATGAGCTACAATATGGAGGTCACTACACAGAATCAGGTTACCATCAAGGGAAATTTGATACAATATACAGCAACTACCGGTACTCAGCCGGTTTGGGGTGAAGATGGCAAAGAAATAGCGTATTGCCATTATACATATTACAAACGTAATGGGGTGAAATCATATGATGAACGACCATTGCTGATCTCTTTCAATGGTGGACCTGGATCAGCTTCAGTATGGATGCATCTGGCTTACACTGGTCCGAGAATTCTTAAAATAGATGACGAAGGATATCCTGTACAACCTTATGGATTTAAGGAAAACCCACATTCTTTGTTAGATGTCTGCGACATTGTTTATGTAAACCCTGTAAATACCGGCTACTCCAGGACAATCCCCCTCACAGGCAAAGATGTGGACAAAAGCAAATTTTTCGGAATTAATGCTGATATAAAATATCTTGCGGACTGGATCACAACCTTTATAAGCAGAAACAACAGATGGCCATCACCAAAATATCTCATAGGCGAAAGTTATGGCGGTACAAGAGTTGCGGGACTTGCTCTTGAATTGCAAAACAGACAATGGATGTATCTCAATGGTGTCATTATGGTCTCTCCTGCAGACTACAAAGTATTGAGAGTGGACAATCCTGTGAGTGATGCCCTAAATATACCTTATTTTGCTGCAACTGCATGGCACCATAAGATGCTGCCATCTGAGCTTCAAGCCAAAGATCTTGATGATTTTCTACCTGAAGTAGAAAAATTTGCAATTGATGAGTTAGTACCTGTTTTGGTGAGAGGTGGATTTGTAGATCAACAAAAAATAGCAGAAATGGCTAAAAAAATGGCTAGATATACTGGTCTTTCGGAATCGGACTATCTTGAAAACAACCTGACAGTGTCAACTTCATATTTCTGGAAACATCTCCTAAAAGATAATCAAGGTTTTAATGTGGGCCGACTCGACTCCAGGTATCTTGGTATAGACAGAAAACTCAGTGGTGATGCTCCCGACTACAGCGCAGAATTGACATCATGGCTTCACTCATTTACTCCCGCCATCAACCACTATTTCAGGACGGAACTCAATCTTAAAACCGATGTCAAATACATGATGTTTGGAGATGTTCACCCCTGGAATAATGAAAATGATAATACGCGTGACAATCTAAGGCAGGCAATGGCTCAGAATCCTTATCTCAAAGTGATGTTTCAATCTGGATATTATGATGGAGCTACTACATATTTTAATGCTAAATATACTATGTGGCAACTTGATCCAAGCGGCAAGCTTAAAGAAAGATTATCATTCAAGGGGTACCGCAGCGGTCACATGATGTATCTGAGAAAAGAAGATCTTGCAAAATCAACAGATGATATAAGGGAATTTATCAAAAATAGCATTTCCAATGGCAAGTCAGCTAAATACTGA
- the mnmD gene encoding tRNA (5-methylaminomethyl-2-thiouridine)(34)-methyltransferase MnmD — MIKTSDDGSHTVVSEKFQVTYHSIHGAITESKVVFIEAGLEYLYQSKKNNISVLEMGFGTGLNAFMTALWAEEKDVNLSYTGIEAYPISEDNFTQLNFADFLGSKDLFLKIHHAPWNQKVTLSPHFNVQKIETKLQDYKNDDLYDVIFYDAFGPGAQQELWEAVMMDKMFKILSPGGLLVTYCAQGQFRRNLKQAGFTVEKIPGPPGKREMTRALKPE; from the coding sequence ATGATCAAAACTTCCGACGACGGGTCTCATACTGTTGTTTCAGAAAAATTCCAGGTTACATACCATTCCATACATGGTGCCATCACTGAAAGTAAAGTGGTATTCATAGAAGCCGGGCTTGAATATTTATATCAAAGTAAAAAGAACAATATTTCAGTTTTAGAAATGGGTTTCGGTACTGGCTTGAATGCATTTATGACTGCTCTATGGGCCGAAGAAAAAGATGTGAATCTTTCTTACACCGGAATAGAAGCTTACCCGATTTCGGAAGATAATTTTACACAATTAAATTTTGCCGATTTTTTGGGCTCCAAAGACTTATTTCTAAAAATACACCATGCACCCTGGAATCAAAAAGTAACTTTGTCGCCCCATTTCAATGTGCAAAAAATTGAAACAAAGTTGCAGGATTATAAGAATGATGACTTGTATGATGTCATTTTTTATGACGCTTTTGGTCCCGGAGCACAGCAAGAACTTTGGGAAGCTGTAATGATGGACAAAATGTTTAAAATCCTATCTCCGGGTGGATTGTTGGTTACCTATTGCGCTCAAGGACAGTTCAGAAGAAACTTAAAACAAGCAGGATTCACAGTAGAAAAGATACCAGGACCACCAGGTAAAAGAGAAATGACTCGTGCATTAAAGCCAGAATGA
- a CDS encoding ATP-binding cassette domain-containing protein, which translates to MIRAEKIFKNFGEQQVLKGIDFTFEAGKTNLVIGKSGSGKTVLLKILVGLFKPTSGSVWYSDTNLVTADKNALRSLRMQVGMLFQGNALFDSLTIEENIRFPLDMFTSKSLKEKTDRVNYCLERVSLSGNNKKFPSEISGGMQKRVGIARAIVLNPKYLFCDEPNSGLDPQTSITIDELIQDITKDFNMTTVINTHDMNSVMEIGENICLIEKGHLAWSGSKDQVLADENETLHDFIFASPFLQKLVESIKK; encoded by the coding sequence ATGATAAGAGCAGAAAAGATTTTTAAAAATTTTGGAGAACAGCAAGTACTCAAGGGTATTGACTTTACATTTGAAGCAGGAAAAACAAATCTCGTGATAGGTAAGAGCGGCTCAGGCAAAACAGTGTTGCTAAAGATCCTCGTTGGCTTATTTAAACCTACTTCAGGAAGCGTCTGGTACTCTGACACTAACTTGGTAACAGCAGACAAAAATGCTTTGAGAAGCCTTAGGATGCAGGTAGGCATGTTGTTTCAGGGAAATGCACTTTTTGATTCATTAACAATAGAAGAAAATATTAGGTTTCCTTTAGATATGTTCACCAGCAAATCACTCAAGGAAAAAACCGACCGTGTTAACTATTGTCTCGAAAGGGTAAGTCTTAGTGGCAACAATAAAAAATTTCCTTCCGAAATTTCAGGAGGCATGCAAAAAAGAGTGGGAATAGCAAGAGCAATTGTCCTCAATCCCAAGTACCTCTTTTGTGATGAACCAAATTCAGGCCTTGATCCACAGACATCAATCACCATTGATGAATTAATTCAGGATATTACAAAAGATTTTAATATGACCACGGTCATAAATACCCACGATATGAACTCTGTCATGGAGATCGGCGAGAATATATGTCTCATCGAAAAAGGACACCTCGCCTGGTCAGGAAGTAAGGATCAGGTTCTGGCTGATGAAAATGAAACTTTGCATGATTTCATATTTGCATCCCCATTTCTACAAAAACTTGTAGAAAGTATCAAAAAGTAG
- the raiA gene encoding ribosome-associated translation inhibitor RaiA: MTVTFQTVHFTADQKLKDYISDKLQKLDKFYPKIIQSTVYLKLENSGQVKDKVIDIKLTVPGSTLMASNTEKTFEASFDEALENIKRQLKKLNDKAQAVR, translated from the coding sequence ATGACAGTTACATTTCAGACGGTGCATTTCACCGCCGATCAAAAATTGAAGGATTATATAAGTGATAAGCTTCAAAAACTGGATAAGTTTTATCCAAAAATTATTCAATCCACAGTGTACCTTAAGCTTGAGAATTCCGGTCAGGTGAAAGACAAAGTGATAGATATCAAATTAACTGTTCCCGGCAGTACTTTGATGGCATCCAATACAGAGAAAACATTCGAGGCTTCATTTGATGAAGCTTTGGAAAATATTAAAAGACAACTTAAAAAGCTCAATGATAAAGCTCAGGCTGTCAGATAG
- a CDS encoding ABC transporter ATP-binding protein produces MALFFQYLKNYKLLILLALLLAGINQVFSLLDPYIFGKIIDKFASKPHSYSQDAFISGVGLLILAGIGVAMVSRIAKAFQDYVTNLIIQQFGARVYTDGLKHSLQLPFQQFEDQRSGETLNILQKVRSDSEKFISNCINILFTSLVGIIFVMIYAFSVEPRLIFVYFAASFLLFFLTSFLSKKIKIIQKSIVKETNILAGATTESLRNIELVKSLGLTNQEIKRLNVSTMKILQLELKKVRGIRSISFVQGTFVNFLRQSIMFFLLVLIFKDQLSVGQLMTLQFYSFFIFGPLQEMGNVILSYREAEVSLNNFKTILNTPIEKRPENPVKINELETFTFDKVSFKHKSGATYALNDISFDVQKGQTIAFVGPSGSGKTTLVKLLVGLYSAEKGHILYNSLDSTVLDIEEVRKQIGFVTQDTQLFSGTIKENLLFVNPGATDDQISDVLQKTACQNLLARSENGINSIIGEGGIKISGGEKQRLSIARALLRNPKLIVFDEATSALDSITETEITHTIKEIASTKKHIMVLIAHRLSTIMHADLIYVLEKGHVIETGTHEELLVEKGLYYAMWRQQIGERKNELTLV; encoded by the coding sequence ATGGCTTTGTTTTTCCAATATCTGAAAAATTATAAACTACTTATTCTTCTTGCTTTGTTGCTGGCAGGAATTAATCAGGTCTTTTCTCTTCTTGACCCTTATATTTTTGGCAAAATCATCGATAAATTTGCTTCAAAGCCACATTCTTATTCTCAGGATGCATTTATTTCCGGAGTAGGATTACTAATATTAGCTGGTATAGGAGTAGCTATGGTCAGTCGCATCGCCAAGGCTTTTCAGGACTATGTGACCAACCTTATCATTCAGCAATTTGGGGCCCGAGTATATACTGATGGGTTAAAACATTCATTACAGCTTCCTTTTCAACAGTTTGAAGATCAAAGGAGTGGAGAAACACTCAACATACTACAAAAGGTGAGATCAGATTCTGAAAAATTTATTTCCAATTGTATCAATATTCTTTTTACATCATTGGTGGGGATCATTTTTGTGATGATTTATGCCTTTTCCGTTGAACCCAGGCTCATATTTGTATATTTTGCAGCATCTTTTTTACTTTTTTTTCTGACTAGTTTTTTAAGCAAGAAGATCAAAATAATACAAAAAAGTATCGTCAAAGAAACCAATATCCTGGCCGGTGCCACTACTGAAAGTTTAAGAAATATTGAGTTGGTCAAGAGTTTGGGTTTGACAAATCAGGAGATCAAAAGACTCAATGTATCCACAATGAAAATCCTCCAATTGGAATTAAAAAAAGTGAGAGGTATCAGGAGTATTAGCTTTGTCCAAGGCACTTTTGTCAATTTTCTCCGCCAATCTATTATGTTTTTTCTCCTTGTTCTCATTTTTAAAGACCAGCTCAGTGTTGGGCAATTAATGACCTTGCAGTTTTATAGTTTTTTCATTTTTGGGCCATTGCAGGAAATGGGAAATGTCATTTTGTCCTATAGAGAAGCAGAAGTATCTTTGAATAATTTTAAAACCATCCTCAATACTCCAATTGAAAAACGACCGGAAAACCCAGTAAAAATCAATGAGCTGGAAACTTTTACCTTTGACAAGGTATCATTCAAACATAAGTCAGGAGCCACTTATGCTTTGAATGATATAAGTTTCGATGTTCAAAAGGGACAAACTATTGCTTTTGTAGGACCATCAGGTTCTGGCAAAACAACATTGGTAAAACTTTTGGTCGGTTTATATTCCGCTGAAAAAGGACATATACTTTATAACAGTTTAGATTCAACCGTTCTGGATATTGAGGAAGTTAGAAAACAGATTGGTTTTGTTACGCAGGATACCCAGCTATTTTCGGGTACAATCAAAGAAAACTTACTCTTTGTAAATCCTGGTGCAACAGATGATCAAATCTCGGATGTGCTCCAAAAAACAGCCTGTCAAAATCTTTTGGCAAGAAGTGAAAACGGTATAAACTCCATAATAGGAGAGGGTGGTATCAAAATTTCGGGTGGAGAAAAACAAAGATTGTCCATAGCGCGCGCACTGCTCAGGAACCCTAAACTCATCGTCTTTGATGAAGCTACTTCTGCTTTGGATTCAATCACTGAAACAGAAATTACCCATACTATCAAAGAAATTGCATCAACTAAAAAACACATTATGGTTTTAATTGCACATCGTCTTTCAACTATAATGCACGCTGATTTAATTTACGTTCTTGAAAAAGGACATGTGATAGAGACTGGTACACATGAAGAACTTCTGGTAGAAAAAGGTTTGTACTATGCTATGTGGCGTCAGCAAATCGGAGAGCGAAAAAATGAATTGACGTTAGTGTAA
- the mqnE gene encoding aminofutalosine synthase MqnE translates to MLTNSDPDFLLKAPGISIELRTIAEKVFHGERISNEDALLLFNEGNISFTGSLANYIREKKHGNNTYFNRNFHLEPTNVCLYTCTFCSYSRLIKKREDGWEYTHDEMMEMIRKYDDRPVTEVHIVGGVLPQYDVKFYTNLFKAIKQHRPELHIKALTPVEYHYMFKKEKISYEEGMQLMRDAGLDSMPGGGAEIFHPEIRDQIAGGKCSGEQWLRIHEIWHGLGRKSNATMLYGHIEKYWHRVDHLDQLRQLQDKTNGFQTFIPLKFRNENNQLSHIPVVSSVEDLRNYAISRIYLDNFDHIKSYWPMIGRDMAQLSLAFGVDDIDGTIDDTTKIYSMAGSEEQNPALTTEQLVKMIKRVGRNPVERDTLYNVVEDYTNVVFPDDDAYKGYVALPVLNETT, encoded by the coding sequence ATGCTGACAAATTCAGATCCTGATTTTCTGCTTAAAGCACCAGGCATCTCCATTGAACTCAGGACCATAGCTGAAAAAGTCTTTCATGGCGAAAGAATTTCCAATGAAGATGCATTACTGCTTTTTAATGAAGGAAATATTTCATTCACAGGAAGTCTTGCAAACTACATACGTGAAAAAAAACACGGCAACAATACCTATTTTAACAGGAATTTTCATTTAGAGCCTACCAATGTATGTCTCTATACCTGTACTTTTTGTTCATATTCCAGATTGATCAAAAAAAGAGAAGACGGATGGGAGTATACCCATGACGAAATGATGGAAATGATCAGGAAATATGATGATCGGCCTGTGACCGAAGTGCATATAGTTGGTGGAGTTTTGCCACAATACGATGTGAAGTTTTATACAAATTTGTTTAAAGCGATCAAACAGCATAGACCGGAGCTTCATATCAAAGCATTGACTCCGGTAGAATATCATTATATGTTTAAAAAAGAAAAAATATCTTATGAAGAAGGTATGCAACTGATGAGAGATGCAGGGCTGGATTCTATGCCGGGTGGTGGTGCTGAAATATTTCATCCTGAAATCCGGGATCAGATAGCAGGAGGCAAGTGCAGTGGTGAGCAATGGTTAAGGATTCATGAGATATGGCATGGATTAGGAAGAAAATCTAACGCCACTATGCTTTATGGACATATCGAAAAATATTGGCATAGAGTAGATCATCTTGATCAACTGAGGCAATTGCAGGATAAGACAAATGGTTTTCAAACATTTATCCCTTTGAAATTCAGAAATGAAAATAATCAGTTGTCTCACATTCCAGTAGTATCATCTGTTGAAGACCTGCGCAATTACGCCATTTCAAGGATCTATCTTGACAATTTTGATCACATAAAGTCATATTGGCCTATGATAGGCAGGGATATGGCCCAATTGTCATTGGCTTTTGGAGTTGACGATATAGATGGTACTATTGATGATACCACAAAAATATACTCTATGGCTGGAAGTGAAGAACAAAATCCGGCACTCACCACTGAGCAGCTCGTCAAAATGATAAAAAGGGTAGGACGAAATCCGGTGGAGAGAGATACTCTGTACAATGTAGTAGAGGATTATACCAATGTAGTTTTTCCTGATGATGACGCTTACAAGGGTTATGTTGCATTGCCGGTATTAAATGAGACTACCTGA
- the ettA gene encoding energy-dependent translational throttle protein EttA, which produces MADNKVIFSMEGVTKTFPPQKTVLKNIWLSFYYGAKIGVLGLNGSGKSSLLKIIAGLDTNIQGKVTFDKDYKIGYLEQEPQLDDSKTVREVVGEGVQHIMDTIKAYEDVNNKLCEPLDDDEMMKAIEVQGELMEKMDHYDAWNIDHKLETAMESLRCPEGDVKISVCSGGEKRRVALCRLLLSQPDILLLDEPTNHLDAESVHWLEQYLKNFPGTVIAVTHDRYFLDNVAGWILELDRGEGIPWEGNYSSWLDQKAKRLAQEEKTESKRRRTLERELDWVRMGAKGRQAKGKARLNAYDKLQNEEAKEKEAKLELFIPPGDRLGDKVIDITGVSKAYGKRVLIDNFNCSIPKNAIVGIIGPNGVGKSTLFRMIMGVEKPDSGTITIGDTVQLSYVDQSHADLKPDLTVMEAVGKGQELIMVGKTQVNVRAYLSKFNISGSDQQKKVGVLSGGERNRVHLAMTLKEGGNVLLLDEPTNDIDVNTLRALEEAIESFAGCVLVISHDRWFIDRLATHILAFEDDSQVVFFEGNFSDYEAAKIERLGNVTPRRPRFKSLL; this is translated from the coding sequence ATGGCAGACAATAAGGTGATTTTTTCTATGGAAGGTGTTACGAAGACCTTTCCACCACAAAAGACAGTATTAAAAAATATCTGGCTTTCCTTTTATTATGGAGCAAAAATAGGGGTCTTGGGTCTCAATGGTTCCGGTAAATCCAGTTTGCTCAAAATCATAGCCGGACTGGATACCAATATTCAAGGTAAAGTAACTTTTGACAAGGATTATAAAATTGGTTATCTGGAGCAGGAACCTCAGCTTGATGATAGCAAAACGGTACGGGAAGTGGTAGGAGAAGGTGTACAGCACATTATGGATACAATTAAGGCGTACGAAGATGTCAACAATAAACTTTGTGAGCCACTGGATGATGACGAAATGATGAAAGCTATTGAAGTTCAGGGTGAACTCATGGAAAAAATGGATCATTACGACGCATGGAATATAGATCATAAACTGGAGACAGCCATGGAATCACTTCGCTGTCCCGAAGGAGATGTTAAAATCAGTGTCTGTTCCGGCGGTGAAAAACGCAGGGTGGCTTTGTGCCGGCTGTTGCTTAGTCAACCTGATATCTTGTTACTGGATGAACCTACCAACCACCTCGATGCTGAGTCAGTACACTGGCTCGAGCAGTATCTCAAAAACTTTCCGGGTACAGTGATCGCTGTTACCCACGACAGATATTTTTTGGATAATGTGGCAGGATGGATTCTGGAGTTGGATAGGGGTGAAGGCATACCTTGGGAAGGCAATTATTCATCATGGCTGGATCAGAAAGCTAAGAGATTAGCTCAGGAAGAAAAGACAGAATCAAAAAGACGCAGGACTTTGGAACGCGAATTGGATTGGGTAAGAATGGGTGCTAAAGGGCGGCAGGCCAAAGGAAAAGCCCGTCTGAATGCGTACGATAAACTACAGAATGAAGAAGCCAAAGAAAAAGAAGCTAAACTCGAACTCTTTATACCACCGGGCGACCGCCTTGGGGACAAAGTGATCGATATCACTGGTGTATCCAAAGCATACGGGAAAAGGGTTCTAATAGATAATTTCAATTGTTCTATACCTAAAAATGCCATCGTAGGCATCATTGGTCCCAACGGAGTAGGTAAGTCCACACTTTTCAGGATGATCATGGGTGTAGAAAAACCGGATAGTGGAACTATTACCATCGGTGATACCGTGCAACTAAGTTATGTGGATCAATCACATGCCGATCTCAAGCCGGATCTGACAGTCATGGAAGCGGTAGGAAAAGGACAGGAACTGATCATGGTAGGCAAAACACAGGTAAATGTCAGGGCCTATTTGAGTAAATTTAATATCTCAGGATCAGATCAGCAGAAAAAAGTAGGTGTGTTGTCAGGCGGTGAGCGCAACAGGGTGCATCTGGCTATGACGCTCAAAGAAGGTGGTAACGTATTGCTTCTGGATGAACCCACCAACGATATCGATGTCAATACCTTGCGTGCGCTCGAAGAAGCCATTGAAAGTTTTGCGGGTTGTGTATTGGTCATATCTCACGACAGATGGTTCATAGACAGATTGGCGACCCATATCCTGGCATTTGAAGATGATTCGCAAGTGGTATTTTTTGAGGGCAACTTTAGTGATTATGAAGCAGCCAAGATAGAGAGATTGGGCAATGTGACACCGAGGAGGCCGAGGTTTAAGAGTTTGTTGTAA
- a CDS encoding glycosyltransferase family 2 protein, which translates to MLSILIPIYNQDVRPLVYTLSKQCNKLKIRHQILCFDDFSDQKYKDINQELAFKIDINYTEIPENLGRSRIRNWLGKAAYFEYLLFLDGDTVIKSKDFIKQYIDHAKEDFVIYGGRNYQQNKPKSKKKILHWKYGTKKEALSAKKRQKNAWLNFQSNNFLIPQKIFAKQMFDESVEGYGYEDLLYARKLQQDGIKIEHINNPTLHDGLEINTVFIKKTENAIDNLVKIYLKFPDINTRLTKGYEYIKNYGLLSSFEWTYSKMKDKIQKNMLSDNPSVSLFNMWKLHLFDEKLKALNLESLKDKK; encoded by the coding sequence ATGCTTTCTATCCTTATCCCTATATACAATCAAGATGTCAGACCTTTGGTTTATACCTTGTCCAAACAATGCAACAAGCTGAAAATCAGGCATCAAATCCTTTGTTTTGATGATTTTTCAGATCAGAAATATAAGGATATTAATCAGGAACTTGCATTTAAAATTGATATCAATTACACTGAAATACCTGAAAACCTGGGACGAAGCCGAATCAGAAACTGGTTGGGCAAAGCAGCTTATTTTGAGTATTTATTATTTTTGGATGGTGATACAGTGATCAAATCCAAAGATTTTATTAAACAATACATCGATCATGCCAAAGAAGATTTTGTCATCTATGGTGGCAGAAATTACCAGCAAAATAAACCTAAATCAAAAAAGAAAATTCTTCATTGGAAATACGGAACAAAAAAAGAAGCATTGTCTGCTAAAAAAAGACAAAAAAATGCCTGGCTCAATTTTCAGTCCAATAATTTTTTGATACCGCAGAAAATATTCGCAAAACAAATGTTTGATGAGTCAGTAGAAGGTTATGGTTATGAAGATTTGTTGTACGCCAGAAAATTACAGCAGGATGGAATCAAAATAGAACATATCAATAATCCCACGCTACATGATGGGCTTGAAATCAATACCGTTTTTATCAAAAAAACAGAAAATGCTATAGATAATCTTGTTAAGATCTATCTCAAATTTCCAGACATAAACACTAGATTGACAAAAGGGTATGAATATATAAAAAACTATGGTTTGCTAAGCTCTTTTGAATGGACTTATTCAAAAATGAAAGATAAGATTCAGAAAAATATGCTGTCTGACAATCCATCTGTTTCGTTATTTAATATGTGGAAACTACATCTGTTTGATGAAAAGCTTAAGGCTTTAAATCTTGAAAGTTTAAAAGATAAAAAATGA